In Chlorobiota bacterium, the sequence CCAGCAGCAGTTCGGCAAAGTCAGCTTGCTGTTTGATGAAGCCTGCGGAATTCTTGACGTTCGGCAAAAGCCGGAGCTGTTCGTCTCGCAAAGCCCATTCCTGAACGCCGGCGCTATCGGCGTTGAACGCCCCTTCATCGTCCTGAATTCCTCGCTGCTTGATTCCCTGAACGAAGAAGAATTGCTTGCGGTGATGGCCCACGAGCTGGGCCACTGCCTAAGCGGGCACGTTCTGTACAAAACGTTGTTGGCGTTGCTGCTTCGGTTCTCGGTGTTTGCCAGCAGCATTCCGTTGGGGAACGCTTCCATCTTTGCTATTATTGCGGCGCTGCGGGAGTGGGACCGGAAAAGCGAGCTAAGTGCCGACCGCGCCGAAATCTTGGTGACTCAGGACCCGAACGTCAGCTACGCACTCCTGATGAAAATGGCGGGCGGGCGGCATATCGAGCAGATGGATTACAACGAGTTTTTCCTGCAAGCTGCCGAGTACGAAAAAGGGGGGACCGTTCTGGACAGCGTCTTCAAGCTGCTGAACCTGCTGGGCCAAACCCATCCGTTCCCGGTGATTCGGCTGACGGAGTTGAAATCATGGGTGGACAGCGGCGCGTACGGGAAGATTCTGGCAGGGGAATACATCCACCGCGACCAAGAAAAAGATGCCAGCGTCCGCGACGACATCCGCGACGCAGCCAACCAGTACAAAGATGACATCAACAAATCGCAGGACCCCTTAACCGAGACCCTCCGCAACGCCGCTGCCAACATGGGGGAAACCGCCGGCGAGGTGGGGAAGAAAGCGAAAGAAGTATTCGACTCCATTTTTGGAAATGGGGGGAAGAAATAGATAGCGTTCCGTGGGAAGAAGGAAGAGGAAGGGGGAAGATTTCCGAACGGAGCAAACCGCCGGAAGCAAGACCGATACAACAACAAAGGCCACCAACATTGGTGGCCTTTGTGTTCTCCGGCACTGCTTGCTCCTTGCTGTTGTGGGTGATGTTACTTCACCACTTGCAGGGCTTTCGACTGCACAAAATTTCCGCTGGTTAGGCGGTAGAAATACGTTCCGCTGGAAAGGTCGCTGGTGTCGAACGTGACGGAGTGGTCGCCCGCGGTGTGGTCGCCGTCGGCCATTTTCTTCACTGCCGTTCCGTTGGCATCGTACAACTCCAACGTGGCCTGGCCAGCCTGGGGCAGCGTGAAGTTCACCGTGACCGATCCGTTGGCTGGGTTCGGCATTGCGTCATGGAGCATATACCCCGCCGTGCGGACCGCAGCGGCGGATTTGGCCATCGCCTCTGGCTTCTCCTCATTCTGCCTCATGGTTTCCAGCATCTGTTTTGCTTCAGCGTAGCGCGGGCCAATCACGATCACTTTTTGGTCAACGTTTGCCACCATCGAGTCGCCCCGCATGCAGATCACTCGCAGGTTTTTGCTGCCGGTGTTCATCATCGTCAGCGGGCCGTTGAACAGGGTGATGGTGCGGTGCGTGCCATCGTTGTCGGTTTCGTTGATAATCAGCGTGGTGTCGCGGTTGCCAAGCTCGAACACCCGCACCACCCGCTCGCCATTTTTTTCCTCAACAATGCTCACCGAGTCGCCACTGAGAATCGTCATCTGCGGGCAGCTGAAGGCTTTGATAAGAACATCAGCATCGGGTGGAAGCGGCGGAACCGGGGCAACTGGTGCAACCGGAGCGTCCGGTGGAATCGGAGCATCGGGTGGAACCGTTCTCAACCGGAAACGGCGCACTGCTGGCGGGGCTGGGGCATTGGGGGGAGCAACTTCCCACAGCTGGCGCATCCAGCTCATCATTGCCGGATCGCATTTTGTGGGGTGAGCAACGCTCCTGATAGTGCGCACAGTTTTGTTCCCGTCCAGCTTGGCCATTTCTTCGCGAGCCAGCTCCATCAGCATCTGTGCCGAATCGAGCGAGCGGCGAACGATGCGAATCTCCTTCCGCACTTTTTTTGATTCTGGGTTTGTTTGCTCCAGCACTTCTTTCAGTTCGCCATCGCGGGCTTTCAGTTCCTCCATCAGTTTCTCCAGCTCCGCTTCCATTGTTGCCGATCCCCCTTCAATCCTGACATTCTCGGCATTCTGAATGTCAACGAATTGGAGTTGCGATGGGTCGCCAACGATCACCTGACCCGCCCCATCTTCTTCCCCGCGAATATCAACCGTTATAATCTGCGGCTGGCCTTCCATTCCAGCAGGCATATCCATCTGCTCGATGGAGAGTTCGCTATCCCCTTCGTCGCTGTTCAGCAGTATCTGCGGAGCATCCATGTGGATATCGTAGAACTGCACGTGGCTTGCGTCATCGGTGTTCACCAGGACATCTTGGATCATGGTGGTGCTGTCCGTTGTCCACGTTGTTGCCGTGGCATTGGGGGGGACCATCCGCCGAAGCCGCACAACGTTCTTCCCCTCACCACCGGCTTCGATCAGCACATCTTCCATGGAGACGCTATCGCTGACCACCACCGAAGCCGCGCCGCCAGCGCCTTTACTCCGCACAACTACCTGCTGCACTGTTTTCTTTTGAACACCGTTGTCGTTGGTGATCTGCTCAACCTTGAAGTGCCGTGCGCCCGTGGCGGAATCATACCACATGGTTTTTGTGGTCTCCGGCATTGGCGTGGTTTCGGTGGTTTCCGTGGTTTGGGCCGATAGCGGGATTGCCCCCGTCAGCAGGGCAGCACCAAGTAGCAAAACTCCCTTTCTCATCGCTTTACTCCTCCTGGAATGGATTGGTCTGTGATTCGTTTTCTGCAAAGGTACGGAACGATTAGCAGGCTTCCGGCTGGCGTTGTTCAGTTGTCCGGTGCAGCAAACGCTGGCTCCCTTTCCGGTCATCTGGGCGTTGTGACGGCAGCGGTATCGGGATGTTCCCACGCAACGTTGCAAGGGGCGTTGCGCGCCGAAATGGCAACCGACTTCCGCCCCGTTGCGGCAGCCCCGGCGGTTGCCCCAGGCATTTGTGATTGCCAACATTTCTCCAAATTTATACCGCAACGGTGCGTCAGAACTTCGGCTATTGTTTAGAGTTGTGGCACGGGCGAGCCAGAGAAGGAACATCCCAACCGCTCCCCCGTCCCAACCCCCTGAGCAACGTTTCCGGCCTTGCGTTTTTTTTACTTGCCCATGGGTAGCATTACTGGTAGCACACTTCTTTCGGCAGAGGTTAATGGCTTCCGTGCCGAGCCACGGGTCGCGCCAAGCGCGTCCGAGGTGAACGGCCACGCCCCCATGGGGATTTTGGACGACGCCACCCTGCTGGACCAAGCCATTGGCGGGCGGCTGCCAGCGTTCGATGAGCTGGTGAACCGCTACCGTGGCAAGGTGATCCGGCTGGTAAGCTCCATTATCGGCAACGGGATCGAGGTTGAAGATTTGGTGCAAGAAATCTTCATCAAGGTCTATCTCTCGCTCCCAAAATTCCGCCGCGATGCCTCCTTCTCCACCTACCTGTACACCGTGGCCGTCAACCGCTGCCGCGATGAGCTGCGGAAGATGAAGCTGCGCCGATTCTTCTCCTTCGATGATTGGTTTGCTTCCAATCCATCGGAGCAACCATCGCTGGAAATCGGCGAGCACTTGGAGTCGGGCGAGCGCAGCGCGGCGGTCCGGCTGGCAATGAAACGGCTTCCGCCGCAAACCCGGATGTTGCTCTATCTGCGGGAAGTGGAAGAAATAAGCTACAAGGAGTTAGCGGAGATTTTTGAGGTGGAGATGGGGACGATCAAATCCCGAATAGCCCGCGCCCGCGACCGCTTGCGGGAGGAGTTGATGCCGTATATCCGGGGGGAAGTGTAAGAAAAGCAGCGATGCTTTTTGCCAACACAAGCGATTGCAACTGACCGACAACCGACGACCGATTTTCGATGATGAATCATAGACTTTCCGATACCGAACGAACTTTGCTATCGGGCTACCTGGATGGCGAGATCAGCAGTGCCGAACGGCAGACTGCCGAGGGGTTGCTTGCCCGCTCGAAGGATGCGGAAGCGTATCTGAACGATCTTCGCAGCCTGCGGAACGTGGCCCACGAAGCATTCCCTCCAGTTCTTGGTGCCGGGATTGCCGGCGCAGCCTTCTCCGCAAAACTTACCGGAAGCAGCATTGCCGCCGCCGCAGGAAAAACCACTGCGGTGCATGGCCTGTTTGCTGGATCGTGGGGGATGGCCGGAATCGCCACCGCTGCGGCAAGCATTGGGGTGGTGATGGCCTTGAATTTTGGCGGGGGCCGGATTGACAACTCCGGCAGCAACGTTCGCCCTGCGGTTGCCGCCCGAACTCCATCAGCCCTTCCCGTTGCGGCGGCTGCCGACACCGGAAGCCTTGTGGTCCCTTCGATGACCCCCGATGAGCTTGTGGGCTTTGCGGTGAAAGGGACGCTGCCGATTGACCCCAACCGCAACCGCTACCTGACGGTCCAGACCGAGGGGAACGATTCCTTCCGGCTGGAACTCCATCGGGGAAAACCGAAAGAGCTGGCCAGGCAATTCCACGAAGTGAACCTTGCAGAAACGCCGCAACTTGACACCGTCGAGCAAGCGATTCGGCATTCCGTCAAGGCGTTCCCGAACGGCTTCATCGGCTTGCGGAACGACATCTGGAACAACCGCCAGCGGCTGGTGAGCCTGCTTCGCGAACGGAGCCTTCGCCCAGAGATTAACACGCGGCTTGCCGAGGAACACCGCCGACTTGCCGAATTCCGGGCAGCACGGGCAACACAGGTTGCCCAGTTCCAGCAGCAAACCCAAGCCATGCAAGCAAACGTTGTTCAGCAGGGATGGCACCGAGTTATCGGCAACGCAATGCCACCACGGCGGGTGATCCCCTCGGCAACTTCTGTTTCCCAGCAAGCCTGGAACTCATGGGAGTTACGCACTTTTCCAGTGATTATCCAGCCGGAAGCATTCCCCGAGGAAAGCGAAACAGTAGCATTAACGATGGCATGCAGGAACGACCCTGTGGTGCTGCAATCGAACAAGGTAGTGGTTGATCTGTTCGATTCGCCCGAGTTCCAGGAGCTGCAAGGCTTGCTCCCTGCCGAAATGCTTGCGATTCCACAGCATTCAGAAATTGCGGCGGGAATTCCGATACCGGAGCCAGCCGCCGCTGCGCCAGTGCGGATCGCAAGGCCACGCGTGCAAGCCAATGAAGCAAGGGGGATGAAGAATGGAATGGACATCCTGCTGAACGATACTGGCTCTTCAGTTCACGTCGTGAAGGCAAATCCAAACACCCGGCAAGTGGTGATTATTCGGACGCAGGAAATCCTGGAGCACGCCCGCCAGCAACTTCAACAAGCCGACAGCTTGCTGCGGCAATTGCGGGAAGGACAGAAGCCACAACAGCAACAGCCGGAGAATAGTGCCGAGCAGCCATAGTGGGTAGATACTAGACAAAAAAGGGAGCCAATCGGCTCCCTTTTTTGTCAGACCAGTTTTGATCTCCTGATTTCTTCAATTACCGATACTCCATTTCAGCAAGTAGCCGCTCGGCCTCAGCACTTCTGTTCAAAGCAACTAGCACCTCAGCAAGTCGATCCACTACTTCCTGGTCCTGCGGTAAAACCTCAATCCCACTCTGTAAAATTATCTCTGCATGGTCGTGGTCACGTTCTTCGATAAGTAGGCGTGCAACCGAGAGGATGGCATTGCGCAAGGAGTTTTCAAAATTCTCACGGGCAATTTCAAAAAATGGTTCATACTGGGTTGGGTACAGAACCTTTGTTCCAATGCTGGCCAGCACATTCTTTGTAAGGCTGTAGGCTTGGAACGCTTCTCCTTCACCAATTAATTTTAAAACTTGTTGGAGTTCCTGTTGTATTTCTATTATATCAACGTGCACAATATCCATGTTTAGGCGTGGCAGCCCAGAGCGGCGTACAATCGAATTTTTACCGACAAGCCCTTTTAGACGCGACATCGCATTTCTTGTCATGTGCTGGGCGTATAGTGCGGGACATAACATTCCATAAAAGTTGGATGGATTATTTCGTGAAAGAAATTACATCCTCAATGATACCTTGAAAATCGGTTCGTAAAATTTCTCTATCCATGATTTTGCATAACTCCGAAACTTTACACACTCCTCAAATGCCGACTTGATTCGCAATACCATCTCCTCCCGACTCCGTATAATCCCACTCTCCGCTATCCGACGACGTACCCCTTTCCAAACATATTCGATAGGATTTAAATCCGGTGAGTACACCGGCAAATTCACTAACTCTATCCCTATCATCTTCGCATGCTCCCGTACCTCTTCCGTCTTGTGCGACGATACATTATCCCACACCACAATCACTCGCTTGTATCCCACATTCGCTTCCCGAATCTCTGTCAATTGCTCCACCATATCCTTGCTCCGCGATGACACTAAGCCCCGCACCACGCTCTTCCCACGAATCGCGTAAAACCCAAACGTGTTGCACCGCCACTTCTGATGATAATCCCGCACTCGGCAATCCCCATAACTCCAATACCGTACACGATTACACCGCGTCTGAGGCGACGATTCATCGGCATATCCGATCGCCACATCCGATGCCGCAATCCCTTTATTGGCAAGACCATTCACCACCTTCCGCAGCACTCGCTTCAATTGCAATTCTGCATCCTCCGGACGGCGTTCGTCCAACACATACGGCTTCCGATACCCAAGTCCACAACGCCGAGCAATCCGACGGACTTGACGCAGACTGTACCTCACGCCCCATCGCTCCTGCAAATACTCCTGAAGCTCTCTGGTTGTCCACAATCGCTGCTCCGAACGCAGTTTCCGGCACAACTCCTCGAACTGTTCTGCCGTCAATCGTCCCCGTGCTCCGCCCCCTTCCCCTTGACGCGACCGAAGTGATGCCGTTTTTTTTTATTCCATTCCGCGATCCACTCATACAGCGTCGGTGCTGGAACACCGGTGATGCTCGAAACACGGCTCACATCCTGCAATTCATGCACAAGCCGTAGGACTAACACCTTGAATGATTCCGGTCCAACCCTATATTCCTTAAGAAATTCCGACAACAGTTCCGGTTCCTCAATCTGTTTATTCAGTGCCATGGTTATTCCCCGATAGTAGTTGTTGAATGTACGTGGTATACCTCTCCACATATCCCCCCCAATATCTCTTATCTTCTCTTATAATAAACCCTATTTCTTTTCTCAAAAGTTATGTCCTATACTATAGGACACATCCCCTGCAACACCAGAAGCCAACTCGTAGAAATCTTCAGCGGATGGAGGTCGGCGCATTGTTTGCACAGCGACCAGCAACGCAAGCAAGGTACGATTACGAGCACCCCGTAATGGAAGTGGTTCCGAACCTATTTTCTGAACAGTAATTTCACCCAAGACGGTTATTTGAATAGGTTTGGTCCCATCAACGTTTTCATTCGATAGCACCTCGGCAATTTCTTCCTTGATAGAATTGCTCTGTTGAATCAGGAAGTCAGGGTCAAGTATCCCTGCATAACTTTTTAAGAATGGGGGAATAAAGGCTACCAGGTTTCGCGATTTCATCCATTGCAATGTAGAGGTCAGATTATCAGAGATGCTCTGGTGCAAATGCTGTATTGATGCAATGCCATGCTGCTGTTCTATTAATTTCAGCAAGCAGTTTGTTGCCTGAATAATTAGCACATCATGCACACGCAAAACAGGCTTGTTATACTCGAAATAAAGTAGTTTGCGAAAAAGGGATGATGGGGTTACGTTAGGGAAAAGATAGTAGTCATTGAATAGATAGAGGGAAGAGATGATAGAACTTACGGAGGAATTACGGACACAACTGCGGAAATTGCAGCGAATGGAGAAAGAGAAGCGTCGGTATGTGAAGATCACGACGCTGCTGATGCTTGACGGGGGATTTAGCGTTGGCGAGACGGCCTTTGCGTTGGGTGTTGATAATTCGACGATATATCGGTATGCCGAAGGGTATCGAGCATCAAAGAGCTTTGAGGATTACATAGAAGACAAGTATGTGTGCTATGGTGGGAAGCTGAGCGGTGAACAGGCATCAGCTGTATCGAAGGAACTGGAGGGACATCTGCATCATACATCGAAGGAGGTAGTGGAGTTGGTGTGCGAGCGTTATGGTGTGCGATATACGGAGAGCGGGATGGTAGCATTGCTGAAGCGTCTGGGCTTTGTGTACAAGAAGACGAGTCTGGTGTCATCGAGGGGAATCGAGCGGAGCAGGAGGAATTTCTTGAACGTCTGGCGGGATTGCTTGCTGATAGGGGTGAAGGCGAGGAAGGTGGGGTAGTGTATTTCAGTGATGCGGTGCATCCTCAGCACAACACACGGAGCAGTTACGGGTGGATCAAGTCGGGGAGTCGGTATGAAGTGCGATCGAACACGGGTCGGGAACGTGTGAACATCAACGCGGCATTGAACGCGCATGATGTGGGAGATGTGGAGGTGGTGGAAAGCGAGCGGGTGGATAGTGAATCAACGATTGAGTTGTATGCAGCCTTAGAGCGGAAGCATCCGAGTGGAAGGATCAGAGTGATTTGCGACAACGCGAGATACTATCGGAGTCGTCGTTTGCGGGAGTGGTTATCATCATCGCGAATAGAGCAGGTATTTTTGCCGAGTTACTCACCGAATTTGAATTTAATTGAGCGATTATGGAAATACATGAGGAAGAAGGTAATAGACAGGAGGTATTATGAAACGAAGGATGAATTTCGTGGAGCTATCCGAAGATTTTTCAACGATATTGAGGAGTACCGCCCAGAGTTAGAGAGACTTCTAACCCTGAATTTCCACGTGCTCTGATTTTCGCAAACCTCTTTGCAGTGAGTATATAAATTTTGCTGAAGTGATCTGCGACAGTTGCAATATCTGCATTGGCACTAAACACTTGGCATAACTGACGAAACAGCCCATCAAGGTGACGGGAGAACTCTATTGCAGGAATTTTCTCAACTTGATCTTCAGCAAGCAGGATCAAGATTTGAGCTGAAAGATCAAGTTCGCTTAGCTCTATTTCATGCTGGTGCATATACTGGCGCGCCCACTGGTACTCATCAAGCAAGATGCTAAACAGGACAGTATCCTTAGCTAAGCGATGCTGGGCACTCGGGAAAATATGCTCCGAAGTACGGTATGGCTCGGCTGCGTGTGAAGCTGATTGAATCGGGATGCCAAATGCTGAATCAGAGAGCTTAGCCCAGTATGACCATTGGTTTTGGCCACGATTCAGCTGATGGCTTACCAATAACGGTATCGTTGATTTCAATAATTTTTGAAAATCACCAAACTGTCCTGTAGAAAATAAAAAAGGCATATAATTTCTAACGAACATCACATTTGCCCACTCTTTGTTTTTTATGTTTTTTTCATACAGCTGAATTAATTGCAATCTATGCTTATACTCCCTGTCATTCTCAAACATATTAAAATACTGAGCAGAAAGGTGCAGAATTATCTGCTCTCTAAATTCAGCAGGATATGATTCATCAAATATCAACTTCATTATTTCATCCTCATTTGCTCGCAACAATGCGAAATCCCCGGTTA encodes:
- a CDS encoding IS630 family transposase, with the protein product MTAEQFEELCRKLRSEQRLWTTRELQEYLQERWGVRYSLRQVRRIARRCGLGYRKPYVLDERRPEDAELQLKRVLRKVVNGLANKGIAASDVAIGYADESSPQTRCNRVRYWSYGDCRVRDYHQKWRCNTFGFYAIRGKSVVRGLVSSRSKDMVEQLTEIREANVGYKRVIVVWDNVSSHKTEEVREHAKMIGIELVNLPVYSPDLNPIEYVWKGVRRRIAESGIIRSREEMVLRIKSAFEECVKFRSYAKSWIEKFYEPIFKVSLRM
- a CDS encoding tetratricopeptide repeat protein — protein: MTRNAMSRLKGLVGKNSIVRRSGLPRLNMDIVHVDIIEIQQELQQVLKLIGEGEAFQAYSLTKNVLASIGTKVLYPTQYEPFFEIARENFENSLRNAILSVARLLIEERDHDHAEIILQSGIEVLPQDQEVVDRLAEVLVALNRSAEAERLLAEMEYR
- a CDS encoding sigma-70 family RNA polymerase sigma factor; the protein is MGSITGSTLLSAEVNGFRAEPRVAPSASEVNGHAPMGILDDATLLDQAIGGRLPAFDELVNRYRGKVIRLVSSIIGNGIEVEDLVQEIFIKVYLSLPKFRRDASFSTYLYTVAVNRCRDELRKMKLRRFFSFDDWFASNPSEQPSLEIGEHLESGERSAAVRLAMKRLPPQTRMLLYLREVEEISYKELAEIFEVEMGTIKSRIARARDRLREELMPYIRGEV
- a CDS encoding T9SS type A sorting domain-containing protein, with the protein product MRKGVLLLGAALLTGAIPLSAQTTETTETTPMPETTKTMWYDSATGARHFKVEQITNDNGVQKKTVQQVVVRSKGAGGAASVVVSDSVSMEDVLIEAGGEGKNVVRLRRMVPPNATATTWTTDSTTMIQDVLVNTDDASHVQFYDIHMDAPQILLNSDEGDSELSIEQMDMPAGMEGQPQIITVDIRGEEDGAGQVIVGDPSQLQFVDIQNAENVRIEGGSATMEAELEKLMEELKARDGELKEVLEQTNPESKKVRKEIRIVRRSLDSAQMLMELAREEMAKLDGNKTVRTIRSVAHPTKCDPAMMSWMRQLWEVAPPNAPAPPAVRRFRLRTVPPDAPIPPDAPVAPVAPVPPLPPDADVLIKAFSCPQMTILSGDSVSIVEEKNGERVVRVFELGNRDTTLIINETDNDGTHRTITLFNGPLTMMNTGSKNLRVICMRGDSMVANVDQKVIVIGPRYAEAKQMLETMRQNEEKPEAMAKSAAAVRTAGYMLHDAMPNPANGSVTVNFTLPQAGQATLELYDANGTAVKKMADGDHTAGDHSVTFDTSDLSSGTYFYRLTSGNFVQSKALQVVK
- a CDS encoding M48 family metallopeptidase, which translates into the protein MDNAQSIRKHKIKFPDISSRSWEHPADRAALSALRKVPGLDLLLQKFIGATTERSIRLISLASAVRVTQQQFGKVSLLFDEACGILDVRQKPELFVSQSPFLNAGAIGVERPFIVLNSSLLDSLNEEELLAVMAHELGHCLSGHVLYKTLLALLLRFSVFASSIPLGNASIFAIIAALREWDRKSELSADRAEILVTQDPNVSYALLMKMAGGRHIEQMDYNEFFLQAAEYEKGGTVLDSVFKLLNLLGQTHPFPVIRLTELKSWVDSGAYGKILAGEYIHRDQEKDASVRDDIRDAANQYKDDINKSQDPLTETLRNAAANMGETAGEVGKKAKEVFDSIFGNGGKK
- a CDS encoding interferon alpha-inducible IFI6/IFI27 family protein, whose translation is MNHRLSDTERTLLSGYLDGEISSAERQTAEGLLARSKDAEAYLNDLRSLRNVAHEAFPPVLGAGIAGAAFSAKLTGSSIAAAAGKTTAVHGLFAGSWGMAGIATAAASIGVVMALNFGGGRIDNSGSNVRPAVAARTPSALPVAAAADTGSLVVPSMTPDELVGFAVKGTLPIDPNRNRYLTVQTEGNDSFRLELHRGKPKELARQFHEVNLAETPQLDTVEQAIRHSVKAFPNGFIGLRNDIWNNRQRLVSLLRERSLRPEINTRLAEEHRRLAEFRAARATQVAQFQQQTQAMQANVVQQGWHRVIGNAMPPRRVIPSATSVSQQAWNSWELRTFPVIIQPEAFPEESETVALTMACRNDPVVLQSNKVVVDLFDSPEFQELQGLLPAEMLAIPQHSEIAAGIPIPEPAAAAPVRIARPRVQANEARGMKNGMDILLNDTGSSVHVVKANPNTRQVVIIRTQEILEHARQQLQQADSLLRQLREGQKPQQQQPENSAEQP
- a CDS encoding IS630 family transposase, with amino-acid sequence MNINAALNAHDVGDVEVVESERVDSESTIELYAALERKHPSGRIRVICDNARYYRSRRLREWLSSSRIEQVFLPSYSPNLNLIERLWKYMRKKVIDRRYYETKDEFRGAIRRFFNDIEEYRPELERLLTLNFHVL
- a CDS encoding winged helix-turn-helix domain-containing protein encodes the protein MIELTEELRTQLRKLQRMEKEKRRYVKITTLLMLDGGFSVGETAFALGVDNSTIYRYAEGYRASKSFEDYIEDKYVCYGGKLSGEQASAVSKELEGHLHHTSKEVVELVCERYGVRYTESGMVALLKRLGFVYKKTSLVSSRGIERSRRNFLNVWRDCLLIGVKARKVG